A stretch of Metabacillus sp. FJAT-52054 DNA encodes these proteins:
- a CDS encoding HD-GYP domain-containing protein produces MKTYANFIKKVISNYIAGSLIAVFGVGSVFIFSTISITPKEILLLFGIMMISFLCMIASDIVFLKFQLIPIKTGLQHDASLEEIKKAFDQVHRFPLRTIFRINIPHLLGFSLPGFSLAVYLYQLGLFSFPSYYMILAMVGAILIAGMHSVIEYFLTTSSIKPLLYDLRKRALMLYDQDLAQPSKIYTSIRSKVLFTAIYIGIFPLLLFSLATQVHLSEAAAEMTQEYWSWAAIVMFMSIAFSSFVCFLLLKDIGEPIASLEKGMRLVKKGKYEYRNEVYSDEFSRLIAGYNQMLEGLKAKDRINSLLTESLFRTLAMTLDAKDLYTAGHSIRVAEYAFIIGEHSGMSKEELDLLKKTALLHDIGKIGIKDSILLKDGRLTEEEFEEIKLHPVIGANILANVEPASAMAPLIPGVKYHHERYDGKGYPEGLKGENIPKFGRILAVADAYDAMTSDRPYRKGMPVSKALSILREGKGTQWDPKYTDLFLEHMENQGYLGEEVSS; encoded by the coding sequence TTGAAGACTTATGCAAATTTTATTAAAAAGGTAATTTCGAACTATATTGCCGGCTCACTGATTGCAGTTTTTGGTGTAGGCTCTGTTTTTATTTTTTCTACCATCTCAATCACTCCAAAAGAAATACTTCTTTTGTTTGGTATTATGATGATTTCTTTTCTGTGTATGATCGCTTCCGATATTGTGTTTCTTAAGTTCCAGCTAATACCGATCAAAACAGGTCTCCAGCATGATGCTTCTCTAGAGGAAATCAAAAAAGCATTTGATCAAGTACACAGATTTCCTTTGCGTACAATCTTCAGGATCAATATCCCCCATTTGCTTGGCTTTTCATTGCCTGGTTTCTCCCTAGCTGTCTATTTGTATCAATTAGGTTTATTCAGCTTTCCATCGTACTATATGATACTTGCAATGGTTGGGGCCATTCTTATAGCCGGTATGCATAGTGTCATCGAATATTTTCTGACGACCAGTTCCATCAAGCCTTTGCTTTATGACCTTAGAAAAAGGGCACTCATGCTGTATGATCAGGATTTGGCACAGCCTTCCAAGATATATACATCCATTCGAAGCAAGGTTTTATTCACGGCCATATATATCGGCATTTTCCCCCTCCTCCTCTTCAGTTTGGCAACCCAAGTACACCTTTCCGAGGCTGCTGCTGAAATGACCCAGGAGTACTGGAGCTGGGCAGCAATTGTTATGTTTATGTCCATTGCATTTTCATCCTTTGTATGTTTTCTCTTGCTGAAGGATATAGGCGAACCGATTGCAAGCCTTGAGAAAGGAATGCGTCTCGTTAAAAAAGGAAAATATGAATACCGGAATGAAGTTTATTCAGATGAATTCTCCCGGCTTATCGCTGGCTATAATCAGATGCTGGAAGGACTGAAAGCAAAGGACCGTATAAACAGTCTTCTGACGGAAAGTCTATTCAGGACTCTTGCTATGACTTTAGATGCAAAGGATCTATATACAGCGGGCCATTCCATCCGGGTTGCCGAATACGCGTTTATTATTGGTGAACATTCGGGTATGAGTAAAGAAGAATTAGATTTGCTGAAGAAAACCGCCCTGCTGCATGATATCGGCAAAATCGGAATAAAGGACAGTATTTTATTAAAAGACGGAAGGCTTACAGAAGAGGAATTTGAAGAAATTAAGCTTCATCCGGTCATTGGAGCAAATATTCTCGCCAATGTAGAGCCGGCTTCTGCAATGGCTCCCTTAATTCCAGGTGTCAAATACCATCATGAAAGATATGATGGCAAAGGGTATCCAGAGGGGCTTAAGGGCGAGAACATCCCTAAATTCGGCAGAATTCTTGCGGTTGCTGACGCCTATGATGCCATGACCTCTGACCGTCCCTACCGTAAAGGTATGCCGGTCTCTAAAGCCCTTTCTATTCTCCGTGAAGGAAAAGGTACACAGTGGGATCCGAAATATACTGACCTGTTTTTAGAGCACATGGAAAATCAAGGTTATTTGGGAGAAGAAGTTAGTTCGTGA
- a CDS encoding MFS transporter yields MEIFKNPNFVKLFFAALSSQMGTTIGNMAFAFYMLEHFSSQPYYATLAELMYSLPTIFVFFVVGVVADRFDRKKVAENCDWIRAALSVVLFGALFLNSIPLIFFILFLRSAVTKFFFPAENSLVQGILKKEQYAQAAGLNQILFSLFMVFGVGLGAIAYKTIGIHGAVVIDFISFVISALLIRACKIPKGARLPNGSPNWKDINFKTSFKDFKDGIVYIIQNKLLAVIIFGFFVFGFVNGGFAILPMFTMKYKLSPENYEWYASFFAISLGVGLLAGSGIATFIEKRIKPHLMMIVPILAASALIVLLGFTDHLWVYLTAVFFIGICLGPINIAIGGWMPKIVNPKLMGRVSGWIDPLMMTAQSLTLGFIALVFPKFIETIDYIYYGMASVIFLVFIFYALTLPKLSEQADLEEKRKNLREKKAKKTMNTV; encoded by the coding sequence ATGGAGATTTTTAAGAATCCTAATTTCGTAAAGCTCTTTTTTGCAGCCCTTTCCTCGCAAATGGGTACAACCATAGGCAACATGGCCTTTGCTTTTTACATGCTGGAGCATTTCAGCAGCCAGCCCTATTATGCGACGCTTGCAGAGCTTATGTACTCTCTCCCGACTATCTTTGTATTCTTTGTAGTAGGAGTTGTAGCAGACCGGTTTGACAGAAAAAAAGTAGCTGAAAATTGTGACTGGATCCGTGCCGCGCTGAGTGTTGTCCTATTCGGAGCTCTGTTTCTGAATTCAATTCCTCTCATCTTTTTTATTCTATTTTTAAGAAGTGCTGTTACGAAATTTTTCTTCCCGGCTGAAAACAGCCTCGTTCAGGGAATATTAAAGAAGGAACAATACGCACAGGCAGCCGGTTTGAACCAAATCCTTTTCAGTTTATTTATGGTGTTTGGCGTCGGCCTTGGCGCAATTGCATACAAAACGATTGGGATTCATGGTGCAGTTGTTATTGATTTTATTAGCTTTGTAATCTCTGCATTATTAATCAGAGCATGCAAAATTCCAAAAGGTGCAAGACTTCCAAATGGAAGCCCTAACTGGAAGGACATTAATTTCAAAACATCTTTCAAGGATTTTAAAGATGGAATTGTTTATATCATTCAAAACAAGCTTCTAGCTGTCATCATTTTTGGGTTCTTTGTATTTGGATTTGTTAACGGGGGTTTTGCTATACTCCCGATGTTTACAATGAAATACAAGTTATCACCTGAAAATTACGAATGGTATGCTTCATTTTTTGCCATATCGCTCGGAGTCGGCCTACTTGCCGGCAGTGGGATTGCAACATTCATTGAAAAAAGAATTAAACCTCACCTCATGATGATCGTTCCCATCCTGGCGGCTTCAGCACTCATTGTTCTTCTGGGCTTTACCGACCATTTATGGGTATACTTAACAGCTGTTTTCTTTATTGGCATATGCTTGGGTCCGATAAATATTGCAATTGGCGGCTGGATGCCTAAAATTGTGAATCCTAAGCTAATGGGAAGAGTAAGCGGATGGATTGATCCGCTCATGATGACAGCACAATCATTGACTTTAGGATTCATCGCTCTTGTTTTCCCTAAATTCATTGAAACGATTGATTATATTTATTATGGAATGGCTTCCGTAATTTTTCTTGTTTTTATCTTCTATGCGCTAACGCTCCCTAAACTCAGCGAGCAGGCAGACCTGGAAGAAAAACGGAAAAATCTCCGCGAAAAAAAAGCTAAAAAAACAATGAACACTGTATAA
- a CDS encoding L,D-transpeptidase family protein, with translation MIYTVKALETVSSIAKDFRISPEALARANGLTVQSALSPGRSLFIPGLRDPKTIPYHIAVSISKKKLGLYKNGILVKQYPIATGRMLYSTPTGEFVIVNREPSPGGPYGVMWLSLSKAGYGIHGTNNPSSIGQSVSKGCIRMYNKDVLELAAAVPNGTRVSIIG, from the coding sequence TTGATTTATACGGTCAAGGCTTTAGAAACAGTAAGTTCCATCGCAAAAGATTTCAGAATCAGTCCTGAGGCACTGGCAAGAGCCAATGGTCTCACAGTTCAGTCTGCCCTCTCACCAGGCAGATCGCTTTTCATTCCCGGTCTTCGTGATCCGAAAACGATTCCCTATCATATTGCTGTATCGATCAGCAAAAAAAAGCTGGGGCTTTACAAAAACGGAATTTTAGTAAAGCAATATCCGATTGCTACCGGACGCATGCTGTATAGTACACCTACTGGAGAATTTGTTATTGTGAACAGAGAGCCGAGTCCCGGCGGTCCCTACGGAGTGATGTGGCTTTCCTTATCAAAAGCAGGTTACGGAATACACGGTACAAATAACCCTTCTTCCATAGGTCAATCCGTTTCAAAAGGGTGTATAAGAATGTATAATAAAGATGTTCTTGAGTTAGCTGCTGCGGTTCCGAATGGTACACGAGTCTCCATCATCGGCTAG
- the ppx gene encoding exopolyphosphatase, producing the protein MEKEKFAIVDIGSNTMRLVIYERDNSGRLKEIENVKAVARLRNYLNEENVLEEEGIKKMLDTLKSFQEVSRHHQMKNVHTVATATIRQAVNKEEILQRAETETDFSIRLLSEYEEAYYGYLAVVNSTSIKNGITIDIGGGSTEITLFENRKLKEYHSFPFGALSLRKRFVNGELPDEKESALLNAYIKEQLQTLPWLNNKCLPVIGIGGSARNLVQVDQALKEYPFAGVHQYEMTPEDIKNVLTYLKSQSFEDLQRVDGLSKDRADLIIPAGMVFQILCSQVQADRFVMSRKGLRDGVFFEDLSREYGISAYPNVVEESFYEMAADFRIDLNHVIPVTNMVFDFVRLLEHHSLVSYSDEELTDLKRGAFVFNLGQYIDSESSSKHTFYLLANRTIDGLTHKERLKTALIASFVSKASLKQYLEPFQDWFTKEEQKNIRTSGAVLKFIYSFNSTKRNIVDSLDLAIINGVLTVHAYCSADWGPEAYQAEKHKKHVEKLFRMPVEIIFSYSERV; encoded by the coding sequence ATGGAAAAAGAAAAATTTGCGATAGTGGATATCGGTTCTAATACAATGAGGCTCGTCATTTATGAACGCGATAACAGCGGCAGGCTTAAAGAAATTGAAAACGTAAAAGCTGTAGCGCGTCTGCGGAATTATCTTAATGAAGAAAATGTACTGGAAGAAGAAGGCATAAAAAAAATGCTGGATACCCTTAAAAGCTTCCAGGAGGTATCCCGCCATCATCAGATGAAGAATGTCCATACAGTAGCGACAGCAACAATTAGACAAGCAGTTAATAAAGAGGAAATTTTACAGCGCGCAGAAACAGAAACAGACTTTTCTATCCGGCTGCTTTCAGAATATGAAGAAGCTTATTACGGATACTTGGCAGTCGTTAATTCCACATCGATTAAAAATGGAATTACAATTGATATTGGGGGAGGAAGTACAGAAATAACCCTCTTTGAAAACCGGAAGCTAAAGGAATATCACAGCTTTCCTTTTGGAGCCCTTTCCTTAAGAAAAAGGTTTGTTAACGGAGAACTTCCAGATGAAAAAGAATCGGCCCTTTTGAATGCTTATATTAAAGAGCAGCTTCAAACTCTTCCGTGGCTTAATAATAAATGTCTGCCGGTGATTGGAATTGGAGGAAGCGCGCGGAATCTTGTACAAGTCGATCAGGCATTAAAGGAATATCCGTTTGCGGGCGTTCACCAATATGAAATGACACCGGAGGATATAAAAAACGTCCTCACATATTTGAAGTCACAATCGTTCGAAGACTTACAGCGTGTAGATGGTCTGTCCAAAGACCGTGCCGATCTGATTATTCCTGCAGGGATGGTGTTTCAAATTCTTTGCAGCCAGGTACAAGCGGATCGATTCGTCATGAGCCGCAAAGGACTCAGAGACGGCGTGTTCTTTGAAGACCTTTCCAGGGAGTATGGAATCAGCGCTTATCCGAACGTGGTAGAGGAGAGCTTTTATGAAATGGCTGCTGACTTTCGTATTGATTTAAATCACGTCATACCGGTTACAAACATGGTTTTTGATTTCGTCCGGCTACTGGAGCACCATTCTCTTGTTTCCTACTCAGATGAAGAACTGACCGACTTAAAGAGGGGTGCCTTTGTTTTTAATTTAGGACAATATATTGATTCAGAATCAAGCAGCAAGCATACTTTCTATTTGCTTGCCAACCGGACCATAGATGGATTGACACATAAGGAAAGGCTTAAAACAGCCTTAATTGCATCATTCGTGAGCAAAGCATCCTTAAAGCAATATTTGGAGCCATTTCAGGATTGGTTTACAAAGGAAGAACAAAAAAACATCCGGACATCCGGAGCTGTTTTAAAATTCATATACAGCTTTAATTCAACGAAGCGAAACATTGTTGACTCTTTGGACCTGGCGATTATAAACGGTGTTTTAACGGTTCATGCCTATTGTTCCGCTGACTGGGGACCGGAGGCGTATCAGGCAGAAAAACATAAAAAGCATGTGGAAAAATTATTCAGAATGCCTGTAGAGATTATATTTAGTTATTCTGAAAGAGTTTAA
- a CDS encoding RNA degradosome polyphosphate kinase, translated as MTTTKNAIELSSPAYYNNRELSWLAFNERVLEEAIDIRNPLLERLKFLAIFSSNLDEFFMVRVAGLKDQVKAGFNKPENKAGLTPKRQLAKIAELNHRLVAVQSSTFTKTLLPALKEEKIEFLTFDQLSSQQLNQLEDYFDEQIFPVLTPMAVDAYRPFPMLLNKSLNLAIVLSDPDAPDELRQKTAIVQVPSVLERFVKLEHPEKDHYVLLEDIIAHFIFKLFKGFQVQSVTQFRITRNADMTIHEEGARDLLKEIEKELKKRKWGAAVRLELKKDGYDRNVLQYLLHELEIHEKDVYEVEGPLDLTFLFGFSKELSAKHDHLEFQTLIPQPPKDLHSDQHVFEQASERDIFLHHPYESFQPVVDFVADAADDPDVLAIKQTLYRVSGGSPIIEGLKRAAENGKQVTVLVELKARFDEENNVQWAKELEKAGCHVIYGMTYLKTHSKITLVVRKKNNRIERFVHLGTGNYNEKTANIYTDMGLITSKRKFGIDATNFFNYLSGYTEKPEFHHLSVAPFDIRKDFIQLIDEEIAFQKKYGNGRIISKMNSLTDKSIIMKLYEASNAGVKIDLIVRGICCLRPGVKGVSENIRVRSIVGRFLEHSRIYYFHHNGEERMYLSSADMMTRNMEKRVEIAFPIFDGHIKKRMNRILAIQLEDNMKSREQDSDGIYSYVKKDKDAPEIDSQLIMFGMAYQVLEDEE; from the coding sequence ATGACAACGACGAAGAATGCGATTGAGTTAAGCAGTCCTGCTTATTATAACAACAGGGAACTTAGCTGGCTTGCGTTTAATGAACGAGTATTAGAAGAAGCGATTGATATAAGAAACCCTTTGCTTGAGAGACTTAAATTTCTTGCAATTTTCAGCTCCAATCTTGATGAGTTTTTTATGGTAAGAGTTGCAGGCTTGAAAGATCAAGTGAAAGCCGGTTTTAATAAGCCGGAAAATAAGGCAGGGCTGACACCGAAAAGACAGCTCGCTAAAATAGCAGAGCTTAATCACCGGCTGGTTGCCGTGCAAAGCAGTACCTTTACAAAAACACTTCTTCCGGCACTGAAAGAAGAGAAAATTGAGTTTTTAACGTTTGATCAGCTGTCTTCACAGCAGCTGAATCAGCTGGAAGATTATTTTGACGAGCAGATTTTTCCGGTTTTAACCCCTATGGCTGTAGATGCATACAGGCCGTTTCCGATGCTTTTGAATAAAAGTTTAAACCTTGCGATTGTATTAAGTGATCCGGATGCTCCGGATGAGCTTCGCCAGAAAACAGCGATTGTTCAGGTTCCATCAGTCCTTGAGCGGTTTGTTAAATTGGAGCATCCTGAAAAAGATCATTATGTTCTGCTTGAAGATATTATTGCTCATTTTATTTTTAAGCTCTTTAAAGGATTCCAAGTGCAATCTGTTACCCAGTTCAGGATTACAAGAAATGCCGATATGACCATCCACGAAGAGGGTGCGCGTGATCTGCTGAAAGAGATTGAAAAAGAACTGAAAAAAAGGAAATGGGGAGCAGCGGTCCGTCTGGAACTGAAAAAAGATGGATATGACAGAAATGTCCTTCAATATCTGCTGCATGAGCTCGAAATCCATGAAAAAGATGTTTACGAAGTAGAAGGGCCGCTGGATTTAACCTTTTTATTCGGTTTTTCTAAAGAGCTTTCTGCAAAGCATGACCATCTTGAATTCCAGACGCTGATTCCACAGCCGCCTAAAGACCTCCATTCTGATCAGCACGTTTTTGAACAAGCTTCAGAACGTGATATTTTTCTTCATCATCCCTATGAATCGTTTCAGCCTGTTGTTGACTTTGTAGCGGATGCAGCAGATGATCCCGATGTACTGGCAATCAAGCAGACTCTCTACCGTGTGAGCGGCGGTTCTCCCATTATTGAAGGGCTGAAGAGAGCTGCAGAAAACGGGAAACAGGTAACGGTTCTGGTTGAACTAAAAGCAAGGTTCGATGAAGAAAATAATGTTCAATGGGCGAAAGAGCTTGAAAAAGCAGGCTGCCATGTTATTTATGGAATGACATATTTAAAAACCCATAGCAAAATAACCCTTGTTGTCCGCAAAAAGAACAACCGGATCGAGCGGTTTGTCCATCTTGGGACAGGAAATTACAATGAAAAGACAGCCAATATCTATACTGATATGGGGCTGATTACTTCAAAAAGAAAATTTGGCATAGATGCCACCAACTTCTTTAACTATTTAAGCGGCTATACCGAAAAACCTGAGTTCCACCATCTATCCGTTGCGCCTTTCGACATCAGAAAAGATTTTATTCAGCTGATTGATGAGGAAATTGCCTTTCAAAAAAAATATGGAAATGGCCGTATTATATCCAAAATGAATTCACTGACCGATAAATCCATCATTATGAAACTGTATGAAGCATCGAATGCAGGCGTAAAGATTGACCTGATCGTGAGAGGAATCTGCTGTCTGCGTCCTGGAGTTAAAGGTGTGAGCGAAAACATTAGGGTACGCAGCATTGTAGGCCGTTTTCTTGAGCACAGCCGCATTTACTATTTCCATCACAATGGAGAAGAAAGAATGTACCTGTCCTCAGCCGATATGATGACGAGAAATATGGAAAAAAGGGTGGAAATCGCCTTTCCAATCTTTGATGGCCACATTAAAAAACGCATGAATCGGATCCTTGCTATTCAGCTCGAAGATAATATGAAATCAAGGGAGCAGGACTCAGACGGGATATACAGCTATGTGAAAAAAGATAAGGATGCCCCTGAGATCGACAGTCAGCTTATAATGTTTGGGATGGCCTATCAAGTGCTTGAAGATGAAGAATAA
- a CDS encoding metallophosphoesterase → MNKKMSRRLFLKSFLSFTAAGFFCSIGGYSYARYLEPKLLDIQELELISPKIPTGFNGMKIVQFSDTHLSEYYSISQLAEIKDTINGFTPDLVVFTGDLMDDPLHYSRTEEIIPHLEDIKAPLGKYAVYGNHDHGGYGSDIYAEILKRSGFKVLKNESEKVSLLDGSYINIAGLDDLILGRPDYQKTVRSFTPNTYNILIAHEPDAWIQAKKLHIDLQLSGHSHGGQIQLPLYGPLITPPYADKYTEGLYEFGSKKLYVNRGLGTTRLPFRFLSVPELTVFTLKGVST, encoded by the coding sequence ATGAATAAAAAGATGTCCCGGCGGTTATTCCTAAAGAGTTTTCTGTCTTTTACTGCTGCTGGTTTTTTTTGCTCCATTGGCGGATATAGCTACGCAAGGTACTTGGAGCCGAAGCTGCTGGATATTCAGGAACTGGAGCTGATCAGTCCTAAAATTCCAACCGGATTCAATGGAATGAAAATCGTGCAATTCAGTGATACGCATTTAAGCGAGTATTACTCAATCAGCCAGCTTGCGGAAATTAAAGATACGATCAATGGATTTACCCCTGATTTAGTCGTCTTCACTGGTGATTTAATGGACGATCCTCTTCATTACAGCCGAACGGAAGAGATCATTCCTCATCTGGAGGATATTAAAGCTCCACTTGGAAAATATGCTGTATACGGGAATCATGATCACGGGGGCTATGGCAGCGATATTTATGCGGAAATTCTGAAGCGCTCAGGCTTTAAAGTCTTGAAAAACGAATCTGAAAAAGTCAGTCTGCTGGATGGCTCGTATATAAACATCGCAGGTTTGGACGATTTGATTCTTGGGAGACCAGACTATCAAAAAACAGTTCGCTCATTTACCCCTAACACATACAACATTCTTATAGCTCATGAACCGGATGCCTGGATTCAGGCAAAAAAGCTTCATATCGATTTGCAGCTCTCCGGCCACAGCCATGGAGGCCAAATACAGCTTCCTTTATACGGCCCGCTTATCACCCCTCCATATGCTGATAAATATACAGAAGGTCTGTATGAATTCGGTTCTAAAAAGCTTTATGTAAACCGGGGGCTAGGAACAACCAGGCTGCCTTTTCGCTTTTTATCTGTACCTGAATTAACTGTATTCACATTAAAAGGTGTCAGCACATAA
- the fadH gene encoding 2,4-dienoyl-CoA reductase encodes MGEKVIIITGGSSGMGKAMAKRFAQDGLNVVITGRTEETLEQTKKEIQQSEGQVMTFAMDVRQSEKALELVQAVHAQFGRIDGLINNAAGNFICPAEKLSVNGWNSVINIVLNGTFYLSSSVGNYWIEQKQKGAIINMLATYAWGAGAGVIHSAAAKAGVHSMTRTLAVEWGSRYGIRVNAIAPGPIERTGGADKLWESEEAAKRTLASVPLKRLGTPEEIAGIAAFLMSDEAAYINGECITMDGGQWLNQHPF; translated from the coding sequence ATGGGAGAAAAAGTTATAATCATTACGGGCGGATCCAGCGGAATGGGAAAAGCCATGGCAAAACGATTTGCACAGGATGGACTAAATGTGGTTATAACCGGTAGAACTGAGGAAACGCTTGAACAAACGAAAAAAGAGATTCAGCAGTCGGAGGGGCAGGTTATGACTTTTGCAATGGATGTCAGACAGTCTGAAAAAGCATTAGAGCTCGTCCAGGCTGTTCATGCCCAATTCGGGAGAATAGACGGGCTCATCAACAATGCTGCAGGAAATTTTATATGCCCAGCAGAAAAACTATCGGTTAACGGCTGGAATTCCGTAATCAATATCGTCCTAAATGGAACATTTTATTTAAGCTCCAGTGTTGGAAACTATTGGATTGAGCAAAAACAAAAAGGGGCAATCATCAACATGCTTGCTACATATGCATGGGGAGCGGGAGCCGGAGTAATTCATTCAGCAGCTGCAAAAGCAGGTGTACATTCCATGACACGCACATTGGCTGTTGAATGGGGCAGCCGCTATGGCATAAGGGTGAATGCAATAGCGCCTGGACCAATTGAGCGGACAGGCGGAGCCGATAAATTGTGGGAATCAGAAGAAGCAGCTAAACGCACACTAGCAAGCGTTCCGTTAAAAAGGCTTGGAACCCCTGAAGAAATCGCAGGTATTGCTGCCTTTTTAATGTCAGATGAAGCTGCATATATTAATGGAGAATGCATCACGATGGATGGGGGTCAATGGCTTAATCAGCATCCATTTTGA
- a CDS encoding EAL-associated domain-containing protein, translating to MDALDILSNKQDVVPYYQAIFSADEQTIAGYEVLGRIQSRGEILSLEDFFEDENVPDEYKIEIDDYIVEQALEYALAEKLDALIFINRDANLLMMDHGESFLELLLRFQAKGLKLEQIAIEVTEHQFKGDIERLQHLILYYRTYGIKLAAANIGRESSNLDRIGKLSPDILKIDLQPLRMTSASASYNDVLYSISLLARKIGASILFEDIEANFQLQYAWRNGGRYFQGFYLTKPEAQFLKKDLLKKKLSSEFHHFIVHEKKKLETFYELSEQFYQRVHHLALINEKLCDSQDKLITILSKELSDCSFRIYICDSDGFQTTGNIFKGSDGWVFQEQYKNKNWSWRPYFLENLMKMRIGRKGFFSDLYSDIETGETIRTYSYPLDDGHYLFIDLPYQYLYDQNGML from the coding sequence ATGGATGCTCTGGATATTCTTTCGAATAAACAAGATGTTGTGCCGTACTATCAAGCTATATTCAGTGCCGATGAACAAACCATTGCAGGTTATGAAGTGCTTGGGAGAATCCAGTCCCGTGGGGAGATTTTAAGTCTTGAGGATTTTTTTGAGGATGAAAATGTTCCCGATGAATACAAAATTGAGATTGATGATTACATAGTTGAACAGGCACTTGAGTATGCCCTTGCAGAGAAGCTGGATGCCCTAATTTTTATTAACCGGGATGCTAATTTACTTATGATGGATCACGGAGAAAGCTTTCTTGAACTATTGCTGCGTTTTCAGGCAAAAGGCTTGAAGCTTGAGCAAATTGCTATCGAGGTAACAGAGCATCAGTTTAAAGGGGATATTGAGCGTCTTCAGCATCTGATTCTTTATTACAGGACATACGGAATTAAACTTGCTGCTGCTAATATTGGCAGGGAAAGCAGTAACCTGGATCGAATTGGCAAGCTTTCACCAGACATTTTGAAAATTGATCTTCAGCCGCTAAGAATGACTTCTGCATCCGCATCTTACAATGATGTGCTGTATTCCATATCATTGCTTGCAAGAAAAATAGGTGCGTCCATTCTTTTTGAAGATATTGAGGCTAATTTTCAGCTTCAGTATGCCTGGAGAAACGGGGGGCGCTATTTCCAGGGCTTTTACTTAACCAAACCGGAAGCACAGTTTCTTAAAAAGGATTTATTGAAAAAGAAGCTTTCCAGTGAATTTCATCACTTTATCGTTCATGAGAAGAAGAAATTAGAAACCTTTTATGAGTTATCCGAACAATTTTATCAAAGAGTTCATCATCTTGCCCTAATCAATGAAAAGCTGTGCGACAGCCAGGACAAATTAATTACCATCCTGTCTAAAGAGCTTTCCGATTGCAGCTTCCGTATTTATATTTGTGACTCAGATGGTTTCCAGACAACCGGCAATATTTTCAAGGGGAGCGATGGCTGGGTCTTTCAGGAGCAATATAAGAATAAAAATTGGAGCTGGCGCCCGTATTTCTTAGAAAATCTCATGAAGATGAGAATTGGCAGAAAAGGCTTCTTTAGTGATTTATACAGCGACATCGAAACCGGTGAAACCATCCGAACTTACTCTTACCCTCTCGATGATGGCCATTACCTTTTTATTGATCTGCCCTATCAGTACCTCTACGATCAAAACGGGATGCTGTGA
- a CDS encoding DUF3993 domain-containing protein — translation MMKALSTIVAASVLFFSMGSPATGETVSVKTDRPHQSVQDQTTVKQRSFNMLQAAYQTQISLSSKERTKSEMKRILAPYFTDDMADIYLKHNAVKGQKQFIVYGTDFPIFSIPFFSYGPETKLKDKGDKRIIYQFFEKTDEGPVSYDNHYEAVTLTKTGGKWKVSSITESIEEPK, via the coding sequence ATGATGAAAGCGTTATCAACTATTGTTGCAGCATCTGTTTTATTTTTTTCAATGGGATCCCCGGCCACAGGTGAAACCGTATCGGTTAAAACCGATCGTCCGCATCAATCTGTTCAGGATCAAACTACTGTAAAGCAGCGTTCTTTTAACATGCTTCAGGCTGCATATCAGACTCAAATTTCACTAAGCAGCAAAGAACGCACCAAATCAGAAATGAAACGTATTCTGGCTCCATATTTTACGGATGATATGGCAGATATCTATTTAAAGCATAATGCTGTGAAAGGGCAAAAACAATTTATCGTATACGGCACTGATTTCCCTATATTTTCCATTCCGTTTTTCAGCTATGGTCCAGAGACAAAACTCAAGGATAAGGGTGATAAAAGAATTATCTATCAATTTTTTGAAAAAACAGATGAGGGACCCGTTTCTTACGATAATCATTATGAAGCAGTAACATTGACTAAAACGGGTGGGAAATGGAAGGTGTCCTCCATCACGGAAAGCATAGAGGAACCAAAGTAA